From Pseudomonas fluorescens, one genomic window encodes:
- a CDS encoding TldD/PmbA family protein, with protein sequence MSTALSQVEQFKALVNGLREALREPEQFTLSYAAESSAFVRFNHAQVRQAGQVQQARLGFKLIDGGRHADLSITLAGDPQVDRERLADALQQLRETLPLLPPDPYLLLNHDAWQSHNVQDHPLPDTAQAVAEIASAAAGLDLVGFYAAGPISRGFASSSGAFGWHQANSFNFDFSLFHANGQAVKASYAGHDWNSVAFAKRFEQAREQLEFLGRPLRTLPPGQYRAYLAPAALDELVGMLCWGGFSAQSIASKSSPLQKLYGGDQAFSPLLSLDEQVSGSLSPAFSGEGYPRSDLKLIAAGQADQRLVSSRSAAEYGLTANGAGDGEAPSALNMAAGTLAESQILKQLGTGLYISNLWYLNYSDQPAARLTGMTRFATFWVENGEIQAPVSTMRFDDSAYSLLGSQLEALTRERELILSASTYDQRATASTLLPGALIKRLTLTL encoded by the coding sequence ATGAGTACCGCATTGAGTCAGGTCGAGCAATTCAAGGCACTGGTGAACGGCTTGCGTGAAGCCCTGCGCGAGCCGGAGCAATTCACCTTGAGCTATGCCGCCGAGTCGTCGGCGTTCGTGCGCTTCAACCACGCTCAGGTCCGCCAGGCCGGGCAGGTGCAGCAGGCGCGCCTCGGCTTCAAATTGATTGATGGGGGTCGGCATGCCGACTTGAGCATCACCCTGGCCGGCGATCCGCAGGTCGACCGCGAGCGCCTGGCCGACGCCCTGCAGCAACTGCGCGAGACCTTGCCGCTGCTGCCACCGGATCCGTACCTGCTGCTCAACCACGATGCCTGGCAGAGCCATAACGTGCAGGACCATCCGTTGCCGGACACCGCCCAGGCAGTGGCCGAAATCGCCAGCGCCGCCGCTGGCCTGGACCTGGTCGGCTTCTATGCCGCCGGCCCGATCAGCCGCGGATTCGCCAGTTCATCGGGTGCGTTTGGCTGGCATCAGGCCAACAGCTTCAACTTCGACTTCAGCCTGTTCCACGCCAACGGCCAGGCGGTGAAGGCCAGCTACGCCGGCCACGACTGGAACAGCGTAGCCTTCGCCAAACGCTTCGAGCAGGCTCGGGAGCAGTTGGAGTTTCTCGGTCGCCCCTTGCGCACCCTGCCACCGGGTCAGTACCGCGCCTACCTGGCACCGGCGGCCCTCGACGAACTGGTCGGCATGCTCTGCTGGGGCGGCTTTTCCGCACAGTCGATTGCCAGCAAGAGTAGCCCGCTGCAAAAACTCTATGGCGGCGACCAGGCTTTCAGCCCGCTGCTGTCGCTCGATGAACAGGTCAGCGGCTCGCTGAGCCCGGCGTTTTCCGGTGAAGGTTATCCGCGCAGCGACCTCAAGTTGATCGCCGCCGGCCAGGCCGATCAGCGCCTGGTCAGTTCGCGCAGCGCCGCCGAATATGGCCTGACTGCCAACGGTGCTGGCGACGGTGAAGCGCCCAGCGCGCTGAACATGGCCGCTGGAACGCTGGCCGAGTCGCAGATTCTCAAGCAGCTGGGCACCGGCCTGTACATCAGCAACCTGTGGTACTTGAACTACTCGGACCAACCGGCCGCCCGCCTGACCGGCATGACCCGCTTCGCTACTTTCTGGGTGGAGAACGGCGAGATCCAGGCACCGGTCAGCACCATGCGTTTCGATGACAGCGCCTATAGTCTGTTGGGCTCGCAACTCGAAGCCCTGACCCGTGAGCGCGAACTGATCCTGTCGGCCAGCACCTACGACCAGCGAGCCACGGCGTCGACGTTGTTGCCAGGGGCGTTGATCAAGCGGTTGACGTTGACCCTTTAA
- the mdtD gene encoding multidrug transporter subunit MdtD codes for MSSRPVLDPVTARWIPWVVAIAFFMQSLDGTILNTALPAMARDLAENPLRMQGVIIAYMLTVALLIPASGWIADRFGTKKIFFSAILLFSFGSLLCALSSSLSMLIGARVIQGLGGALMLPVGRLVVLRAYPRSELVRIMGFITIPGLLGPLIGPTMGGWMVEYMTWHWIFLINLPVGLIGCYAVWKFIPDLRGSERTRFDSLGFVLFGAAMVLITIAMEGLGELHLPHLRVMLLLFGGMACLAAYWLRAGHIDNAMFSPSLFNTRTFAVGILGNLFARLGSGALPFLVPLLLQVAMGYSPSQAGMSMLPLAAAAMVAKWVARPLIERLGYRIVLTGNTLALGIMLASMGLVSEQTPYWLLLVHLAILGAINSLQFTAMNTVTLIDLDDANASSGNSLLSVVAQLSLSLGVACAGALLGGFTAEVGNDGAETVLGAFQLTFVTVGIMAMLAAAIFLQLSPKDGRRVRRPEEHIEP; via the coding sequence ATGTCCAGCCGCCCTGTTCTCGATCCCGTCACCGCCCGCTGGATTCCGTGGGTGGTAGCGATTGCGTTTTTCATGCAGTCCCTCGACGGGACCATCCTCAATACCGCGCTGCCGGCCATGGCCCGCGACCTGGCGGAAAACCCGCTGCGCATGCAGGGCGTGATCATTGCCTACATGCTCACTGTTGCCCTGCTGATCCCGGCCTCGGGCTGGATCGCCGACCGCTTCGGCACCAAGAAGATCTTCTTCAGCGCGATCCTGCTGTTCAGCTTCGGCTCCTTGCTCTGCGCCTTGTCCAGCAGCCTGAGTATGCTGATCGGCGCCCGGGTGATTCAGGGCCTGGGGGGCGCACTGATGCTGCCGGTCGGGCGGCTGGTGGTGCTGCGCGCCTACCCGCGCTCGGAACTGGTGCGGATCATGGGTTTCATCACCATTCCCGGCCTGCTCGGCCCCTTGATCGGCCCGACCATGGGCGGCTGGATGGTGGAGTACATGACCTGGCACTGGATCTTTCTGATCAACCTGCCGGTGGGCCTGATCGGCTGCTACGCCGTCTGGAAGTTCATTCCCGACCTGCGCGGCAGTGAGCGCACGCGCTTCGATAGCCTGGGGTTCGTGCTGTTTGGCGCGGCGATGGTGCTGATCACCATTGCCATGGAAGGCCTCGGTGAATTGCACCTGCCGCACCTGCGGGTAATGTTGCTCCTGTTCGGTGGCATGGCGTGTCTGGCGGCGTATTGGCTGCGGGCCGGACATATCGATAACGCGATGTTCTCGCCCTCGCTGTTCAACACCCGGACCTTCGCCGTGGGCATCCTCGGCAACCTGTTCGCCCGACTCGGCAGCGGTGCCCTGCCGTTTCTGGTGCCGCTGCTGTTGCAGGTGGCGATGGGGTATTCGCCGTCCCAGGCAGGGATGAGCATGTTGCCGCTGGCCGCTGCGGCGATGGTTGCCAAGTGGGTGGCGCGGCCGCTGATCGAACGCCTGGGCTATCGCATCGTGCTCACCGGCAACACCTTGGCGCTGGGGATCATGCTGGCGAGCATGGGCCTGGTCAGCGAGCAGACGCCGTATTGGCTGCTGCTGGTGCACCTGGCAATCCTCGGGGCGATCAACTCGCTGCAGTTCACCGCGATGAATACCGTGACCCTGATCGACCTCGACGACGCCAACGCCAGCAGCGGCAACAGCTTGCTGTCGGTGGTCGCACAGTTGTCCCTGAGCCTGGGCGTGGCCTGCGCCGGCGCGCTGCTCGGCGGCTTTACCGCCGAGGTCGGCAACGATGGCGCGGAGACCGTGCTGGGCGCTTTCCAGTTGACCTTTGTCACGGTCGGGATCATGGCGATGCTGGCAGCGGCGATCTTTTTGCAGCTGTCGCCAAAAGACGGACGGCGGGTCAGACGTCCGGAAGAACACATAGAGCCTTAG
- the dbpA gene encoding ATP-dependent RNA helicase DbpA codes for MLANLDSLGYAQMTPIQAQSLPVILKGMDLIAQAKTGSGKTAAFGIGLLNPINPRFFGCQALVICPTRELADQVAKEIRRLARAEDNIKVLTLCGGVSFGPQIGSLEHGAHIIVGTPGRIQQHLRKGSLVLHGLNTLILDEADRMLDMGFYDSIEEIIAQCPERRQTLLFSATYPVGIKQLASKFMRNPQQVKAEAFHDDSQIEQRFFEISPDERMDAVVKVLGHFRPQSTVAFCFTKQQVQETVDHLTAKGISAVGLHGDLEQRDRDQVLAMFANRSTSVLVATDVAARGLDIDALDMVINVELARDSEIHIHRVGRTGRAGEKGIAISLVAPSEAHRAQAIEQLQKTPLNWDQVDNLTQQGGGPLLPAMSTLCIGAGRKDKVRPGDILGALTGDAGVPGAQVGKIAIFDFQAFVAVDRSIAKQALQRLNSGKIKGRSLRVRIL; via the coding sequence ATGCTGGCTAACCTCGACTCCCTCGGTTATGCCCAGATGACGCCGATCCAGGCGCAAAGCTTGCCGGTGATCCTCAAGGGGATGGACCTGATTGCCCAGGCCAAGACCGGCAGCGGCAAGACCGCAGCCTTTGGCATCGGCCTGCTGAACCCGATCAACCCGCGCTTCTTCGGTTGCCAGGCACTGGTGATCTGCCCGACGCGCGAGCTGGCCGACCAGGTGGCCAAGGAAATCCGTCGCCTGGCCCGTGCCGAAGACAACATCAAGGTCCTGACCCTGTGTGGCGGCGTATCGTTCGGTCCACAGATCGGTTCGCTGGAGCACGGCGCGCACATCATCGTCGGCACCCCGGGGCGGATCCAGCAGCACCTGCGCAAGGGCTCGTTGGTCCTGCACGGCCTGAACACGCTGATCCTCGATGAAGCCGACCGCATGCTCGACATGGGTTTCTACGACTCCATCGAAGAAATCATCGCCCAGTGCCCGGAGCGCCGTCAGACCCTGCTGTTCTCTGCCACATACCCGGTGGGCATCAAGCAGTTGGCGTCGAAATTCATGCGCAACCCGCAGCAAGTGAAGGCCGAGGCGTTCCACGACGACAGCCAGATCGAACAGCGCTTCTTCGAGATTTCCCCGGACGAGCGCATGGATGCGGTGGTCAAGGTCCTCGGCCACTTCCGTCCACAGTCAACCGTGGCCTTCTGCTTCACCAAGCAGCAGGTGCAGGAGACCGTCGATCACCTGACCGCCAAGGGTATTTCCGCCGTCGGCCTGCACGGTGACCTGGAACAGCGTGACCGAGATCAGGTCCTGGCAATGTTCGCCAACCGCAGCACTTCGGTGCTGGTGGCCACCGACGTCGCCGCGCGCGGCCTGGACATCGATGCGTTGGACATGGTGATCAACGTCGAACTGGCTCGGGATTCGGAAATCCACATCCACCGCGTCGGCCGTACCGGTCGTGCCGGTGAGAAAGGCATCGCGATCAGCCTGGTGGCACCGTCCGAAGCGCATCGCGCCCAGGCCATCGAACAGTTGCAAAAGACCCCGCTGAACTGGGATCAGGTCGACAACCTCACCCAACAGGGCGGTGGCCCGCTGCTGCCGGCGATGAGCACCCTGTGCATCGGCGCCGGGCGCAAGGACAAGGTACGTCCGGGCGACATCCTCGGTGCCCTGACCGGCGACGCCGGCGTGCCAGGCGCGCAGGTTGGCAAGATCGCGATCTTCGACTTCCAGGCCTTCGTCGCCGTCGACCGCAGCATCGCCAAGCAGGCCTTGCAGCGTTTGAACAGCGGCAAGATCAAGGGCCGTTCGTTGCGCGTGCGTATCCTGTAA
- a CDS encoding NAD(P)/FAD-dependent oxidoreductase gives MRSTEVVIIGAGAAGLMCALTAAGRGRKVLLLDHANKAGKKILMSGGGRCNFTNMYTEPSNFLSQNAHFCKSALARYTQWDFIGMVAKHGVPYHEKKLGQLFCDNKSSDILEMLLNECDQAGVSLHLDTSIQTIEKLENGYLLDTTLGQVSCQSLVIATGGLSIPTLGATGFGYQVARQFGHELLPTRAGLVPFTITDQLKELCSELSGTSVDCLVSCNDQSFRENILFTHRGLSGPAILQISSFWQSGDSVEINLMPDHDVHAWLQQQQAERPNSELKTLLGEIFTKKMANLLADNWFASKPMKQYTHAEIAEIAAKLASWTLVPAGTEGYRTAEVTLGGVDTREVSSKTMESLKSPGLYFIGEVLDVTGHLGGFNFQWAWASGYAAAQYV, from the coding sequence TTGCGCTCTACCGAAGTCGTGATCATTGGCGCTGGCGCCGCAGGGTTGATGTGTGCACTGACCGCCGCCGGGCGCGGGCGCAAGGTGCTGTTGCTCGACCATGCCAACAAGGCCGGCAAGAAAATCCTGATGTCGGGCGGTGGCCGCTGCAATTTCACCAACATGTACACAGAGCCGAGCAATTTCCTCTCGCAGAACGCGCACTTCTGCAAATCCGCACTAGCGCGTTACACCCAGTGGGATTTCATCGGCATGGTGGCCAAGCACGGCGTGCCGTACCACGAGAAAAAGCTTGGCCAGCTGTTCTGCGATAACAAATCCAGCGACATCCTCGAGATGCTCCTCAACGAGTGCGATCAGGCCGGCGTCAGCCTGCACCTGGACACCTCGATTCAGACCATCGAGAAACTCGAAAACGGTTACCTGCTGGACACCACGCTGGGCCAGGTGAGCTGCCAGTCGCTGGTGATCGCCACCGGCGGCCTGTCGATTCCGACCCTGGGCGCCACCGGTTTCGGTTATCAGGTGGCGCGCCAATTTGGTCACGAACTGCTGCCAACCCGCGCCGGTCTGGTGCCGTTCACCATCACCGACCAGCTCAAGGAACTGTGCAGCGAGTTGTCCGGGACTTCAGTGGATTGCCTGGTGAGCTGCAACGACCAGAGCTTTCGCGAGAACATCCTGTTCACTCACCGCGGCCTCAGCGGCCCGGCGATTTTGCAGATTTCCTCGTTCTGGCAGTCCGGCGACAGTGTCGAAATCAATTTGATGCCCGACCATGACGTGCACGCCTGGCTGCAACAGCAGCAAGCCGAGCGGCCAAACAGCGAACTGAAAACCCTGCTCGGCGAGATCTTCACCAAGAAGATGGCCAACCTGCTGGCCGACAACTGGTTCGCTTCCAAGCCGATGAAGCAGTACACCCACGCCGAAATCGCCGAGATCGCCGCCAAGCTGGCGAGCTGGACCCTGGTGCCCGCCGGCACTGAAGGCTACCGCACCGCCGAGGTGACCCTGGGCGGGGTCGATACTCGCGAAGTGTCATCCAAGACCATGGAATCGCTGAAAAGCCCGGGCCTGTATTTCATCGGCGAAGTACTCGACGTCACCGGCCACCTGGGCGGCTTCAACTTCCAGTGGGCCTGGGCCTCGGGGTATGCGGCGGCGCAGTACGTCTGA
- the yccS gene encoding YccS family putative transporter, which translates to MSSTPFRQSLRRLWALDKFSYSVRVFIALTGSMALCWYQDEMALLIPLFLGIIACALAETDDSWQGRLNALAVTLVCFSVAAFSVELLFPYPYIFVIAFALASFGLTMLGALGERYGAIASATLILSVYTMIGVDQRGGAVTDFWHEPVLLVAGAAWYGLLSVLWQAMFSNQPVQQSLARLFRELGYYLKLKSALFEPLRQMDVEARRLELAQQNGRVVAALNAAKEIILHRVGNGRPGSKVSRYLKLYFLAQDIHERASSSHYPYNALADAFFHSDVLFRCQRLLRQQGKACRALAESIQMRQPFVYDDSFAQALSDLHASLEHLRIQSNPAWRGLLRSLRALAANLGTLDRLLSDASNPDNLADATDSSLLDRSPRNLKDVWTRLRAQMTPTSLLFRHALRLPLALTIGYGVLHLIHPSQGYWIILTTLFVCQPNYGATRRKLGQRIIGTAIGLTVAWALFDLFPNPLVQSCFAIAAGVVFFISRTTRYTLATAAITVMVLFCFNQVGDGYGLFLPRLFDTLLGSLIAGLAVFLFLPDWQGRRLNKVLANTLTCNSIYLRQIMQQYAAGKSDDLAYRLARRNAHNADAALSTTLANMLMEPGHFRKEADVGFRFLVLSHTLLSYLSGLGAHRETRLPDEVREQLIEGAGVKLAASIDEIAQGLASKQPIAIQSDEEESLAAELEQMPDEIDEGLRLVQTQLGLICRQLGPLRTLAAHLIKA; encoded by the coding sequence ATGTCATCGACTCCGTTTCGTCAGTCTCTGCGGCGCCTTTGGGCACTGGATAAGTTCAGCTACAGCGTGCGGGTGTTCATCGCCCTGACCGGCAGCATGGCGTTGTGTTGGTACCAGGATGAAATGGCCCTGCTGATTCCGCTGTTCCTGGGGATCATCGCCTGCGCCCTGGCCGAGACCGACGACAGTTGGCAGGGCCGTCTCAACGCGCTGGCCGTGACCCTGGTGTGCTTCAGCGTCGCGGCATTTTCCGTCGAACTGCTGTTCCCCTACCCGTACATTTTCGTGATCGCCTTTGCGCTGGCCAGCTTTGGCCTGACCATGCTCGGCGCCCTCGGCGAACGCTACGGGGCGATTGCTTCGGCGACACTGATCCTCTCGGTCTACACCATGATCGGCGTTGACCAGCGCGGCGGCGCGGTGACTGACTTCTGGCATGAACCGGTGCTGCTGGTGGCGGGCGCGGCCTGGTACGGCCTGCTGTCGGTGCTGTGGCAGGCGATGTTCTCCAACCAGCCAGTGCAACAGAGCCTGGCGCGACTGTTCCGCGAACTGGGCTATTACCTCAAGCTCAAGTCGGCGTTGTTCGAGCCGCTGCGGCAGATGGACGTCGAGGCCCGGCGCCTGGAACTGGCCCAGCAGAACGGCCGGGTGGTCGCCGCCCTCAACGCCGCCAAGGAAATCATCCTGCACCGGGTCGGCAACGGCCGGCCGGGGTCGAAAGTCAGCCGCTACCTGAAGCTGTACTTCCTCGCCCAGGACATCCACGAGCGCGCCAGTTCCTCGCATTACCCGTACAACGCCCTGGCCGACGCGTTCTTCCACAGCGACGTGCTATTCCGCTGCCAGCGCCTGCTGCGCCAACAGGGCAAGGCGTGCCGGGCGCTGGCCGAATCGATCCAGATGCGCCAACCATTCGTCTACGACGACAGCTTCGCCCAGGCTCTGAGTGACCTGCACGCCTCGCTGGAGCACCTGCGCATCCAGAGCAATCCGGCCTGGCGCGGCTTGCTGCGCTCATTGCGTGCACTGGCGGCCAACCTGGGCACCCTTGACCGCCTGCTCAGCGACGCGAGCAACCCCGACAACCTCGCCGATGCCACCGACAGCAGCCTGCTCGACCGTTCGCCGCGCAATCTCAAAGACGTCTGGACCCGCCTGCGCGCGCAGATGACGCCGACCTCGCTGCTGTTCCGCCACGCCTTGCGCCTGCCGCTGGCGCTGACCATTGGCTATGGCGTGCTGCACTTGATCCACCCTTCCCAGGGCTACTGGATCATCCTCACCACGCTCTTTGTTTGCCAACCCAACTACGGCGCGACGCGGCGCAAGCTCGGCCAACGGATCATCGGCACCGCCATCGGCCTGACCGTGGCCTGGGCCCTGTTCGACCTGTTCCCCAACCCGCTGGTGCAGTCGTGTTTCGCGATTGCCGCCGGGGTGGTGTTCTTTATCAGCCGGACCACTCGTTACACCCTGGCGACGGCGGCGATCACAGTGATGGTGCTGTTCTGCTTCAACCAAGTGGGCGACGGCTATGGACTGTTCCTGCCACGCTTGTTCGATACCCTGCTCGGCAGCCTGATCGCCGGCCTCGCGGTGTTCCTGTTCCTGCCGGACTGGCAGGGTCGTCGGTTGAACAAGGTGCTGGCCAACACCCTGACCTGCAACAGCATCTACCTGCGCCAGATCATGCAGCAGTACGCCGCCGGCAAAAGCGATGACCTGGCCTACCGCCTGGCCCGGCGCAACGCGCACAACGCGGATGCCGCGCTGTCGACCACCCTAGCCAACATGCTGATGGAGCCCGGACACTTTCGTAAGGAAGCGGATGTCGGATTCCGTTTCCTCGTACTGTCCCACACACTGCTCAGCTACCTTTCGGGCCTGGGTGCACATCGCGAAACACGTTTACCGGATGAAGTCCGCGAACAGTTGATCGAAGGCGCCGGGGTCAAGTTGGCGGCCAGCATCGATGAAATCGCCCAAGGCCTGGCCAGCAAACAACCGATCGCGATCCAGAGTGACGAGGAAGAATCCCTGGCGGCCGAACTCGAACAGATGCCCGACGAAATCGACGAAGGCCTGCGTCTGGTACAGACGCAACTCGGGTTGATTTGCCGGCAGCTGGGGCCATTGCGGACTCTGGCGGCGCACCTGATAAAGGCCTGA
- a CDS encoding substrate-binding periplasmic protein produces MPRLHRVIALMGLLWISQDVEAQKLRLVADAWPPFTDATLVNGGLATDIVSTALARAGYASDFQQVPWARAMLGLGEGRYDVLVNAWYNDERTRIGQFSAEYLLNRIRFIKRKDAPIEYNNLQQLHTFAIAVVRGYAYSPEFDGDAALQKVPVHNFAMAVRMVAADRVKLTLEDEYVARYYLAHESPKVRNAVEFVPQPLSENSLHILVSLKNPDHAKIVAGFDREIAGMKADGSYERLLKQHGM; encoded by the coding sequence ATGCCGCGATTGCATCGAGTCATTGCGTTGATGGGTTTGCTCTGGATAAGCCAGGACGTTGAGGCGCAAAAGCTGCGGCTGGTCGCCGATGCCTGGCCGCCGTTCACCGACGCCACCCTGGTCAACGGCGGGTTGGCCACCGATATAGTCAGTACCGCACTGGCGCGCGCCGGCTATGCCAGCGATTTCCAGCAGGTGCCCTGGGCCCGGGCGATGCTCGGCCTGGGCGAGGGGCGCTACGACGTGCTGGTGAACGCCTGGTACAACGACGAACGTACACGGATCGGCCAGTTTTCCGCCGAGTACCTGCTCAATCGCATCCGCTTCATCAAGCGCAAGGATGCGCCCATCGAATACAACAACCTGCAGCAGTTGCACACCTTTGCGATAGCGGTGGTGCGCGGCTACGCCTATTCGCCGGAATTTGATGGTGATGCCGCATTGCAGAAAGTCCCGGTGCACAATTTCGCCATGGCGGTGCGCATGGTGGCGGCGGACCGGGTGAAGCTGACGCTGGAAGATGAGTACGTGGCGCGTTATTACTTGGCGCACGAGTCGCCCAAGGTGCGCAATGCCGTGGAATTTGTGCCACAGCCCTTGAGCGAAAACAGCCTGCATATTCTGGTCAGCCTGAAGAACCCGGACCACGCGAAAATCGTCGCCGGGTTCGACCGGGAAATTGCCGGGATGAAGGCGGACGGCAGTTATGAGCGGCTGCTGAAGCAGCATGGGATGTAG
- a CDS encoding GNAT family N-acetyltransferase, giving the protein MTIEWICKHHEDLGKEQLYAILQLRTEVFVVEQKCAYQEVDGRDLEGDTCHLMAWQDDQLVAYLRLLDPASQGGDVVIGRVVIAPQVRGKGLGHDLMGQALKQAEKHWPETPIYLSAQAHLQGYYGRYGFVVVGEEYLEDDIPHIGMRKG; this is encoded by the coding sequence ATGACGATTGAATGGATCTGCAAACACCATGAAGACCTGGGCAAAGAACAGCTCTACGCCATTTTGCAGCTACGCACTGAAGTGTTCGTGGTTGAGCAGAAGTGCGCCTACCAGGAAGTCGATGGCCGCGACCTCGAGGGTGACACCTGCCACTTAATGGCCTGGCAGGATGATCAGTTGGTCGCGTACCTGCGCTTGCTCGACCCGGCCTCGCAAGGCGGCGATGTGGTGATCGGCCGCGTGGTGATTGCACCGCAGGTGCGGGGCAAGGGCCTGGGCCACGATCTGATGGGGCAGGCGCTGAAACAGGCCGAGAAACACTGGCCCGAAACCCCAATCTACCTCTCGGCCCAGGCCCATTTGCAGGGTTACTACGGGCGCTACGGCTTTGTCGTGGTGGGCGAGGAATACCTGGAAGACGACATTCCGCACATCGGCATGCGCAAGGGCTAG
- a CDS encoding winged helix-turn-helix domain-containing protein — translation MDVSKTKSSFYRRLYVAYLIDSGLASSVPALTDLTGMPRRTAQDTIAALADLDVVCEFEQEDGARNHAGRYRIHSWGAIDPRWIEQHLRQIKAVLGYP, via the coding sequence ATGGACGTCAGCAAGACCAAGAGTAGTTTTTACCGTCGTCTGTACGTGGCGTACCTGATCGATAGCGGGCTGGCCAGCAGCGTGCCGGCGCTGACCGATCTGACGGGCATGCCGCGGCGCACCGCCCAGGACACCATTGCGGCGCTGGCGGACCTGGACGTGGTCTGTGAATTCGAACAGGAAGACGGCGCCCGCAATCATGCCGGGCGTTATCGCATCCACAGCTGGGGCGCCATCGATCCGCGCTGGATCGAGCAGCATCTGCGGCAAATCAAGGCGGTCCTGGGTTATCCCTGA
- a CDS encoding YgjP-like metallopeptidase domain-containing protein, translated as MTALKYLQAYPAALQDQVRQMIDQDRLGDYLSQRYPDKHSVQSDKALYAYALELKQEYLRNAPAIDKVLFDNRLDLTHRALGLHTAISRVQGGKLKAKKEIRIASLFKEAAPQFLQMIVVHELAHFKESDHNKAFYKLCEHMLPGYHQLEFDLRVYLTWRDLQ; from the coding sequence ATGACCGCGCTCAAATACCTCCAGGCCTATCCCGCAGCCTTGCAAGATCAAGTACGCCAGATGATCGATCAGGATCGCCTGGGCGATTACTTGAGCCAACGCTATCCGGACAAGCACTCGGTGCAGAGCGATAAGGCGCTTTACGCTTACGCGCTGGAACTCAAGCAGGAATACCTGCGCAACGCGCCTGCCATCGACAAAGTGCTGTTCGATAACCGCCTCGACCTCACTCATCGGGCGCTGGGCTTGCACACGGCAATTTCCCGGGTGCAGGGCGGCAAGCTCAAGGCGAAGAAGGAAATCCGCATCGCCTCACTGTTCAAGGAGGCTGCGCCGCAGTTCCTGCAGATGATCGTGGTCCATGAGCTGGCGCACTTCAAAGAATCCGACCATAACAAAGCCTTCTACAAGTTGTGCGAGCACATGCTGCCCGGTTATCACCAACTGGAGTTCGATCTGCGGGTCTACCTGACCTGGCGCGATTTGCAGTAA